From Paenibacillus physcomitrellae, the proteins below share one genomic window:
- a CDS encoding AEC family transporter produces the protein MFYSFLLTLYHVSLPISLPVAGGALLKRFKGVDNRALSALALYVLSPALIFETLVHAQVGSGDVGTTVLFCIINVIFMWGIAALMAKILKLNQEEQAGLTLVSVFTNSVNYGLPLIQLAFGQAGLDKASVFVVIQMILGNTVGVYFAARSHFTMKKALMKVLTMPAVYAAVLAAIVRMTGFSIPGALEDGVSLMAAAYAPVALSILGMQMAGRRSREGKTETKTGTETGTETKTANGRRPFTAAMVVRLIIAPAASCLLLLVLGVHGLLFSVLLVLCAMPAAVNALIMAEEFGADARTVSRCILWTTLLSFVTLPLLIGILQ, from the coding sequence GTGTTTTATTCGTTTTTGCTTACGCTTTATCATGTATCATTACCCATTTCTCTGCCGGTAGCCGGGGGAGCGCTGCTTAAACGCTTCAAAGGCGTGGATAACCGTGCGCTTTCGGCCTTGGCTTTGTATGTGCTGAGTCCTGCGCTGATCTTTGAAACGCTGGTTCATGCGCAGGTTGGTTCCGGCGATGTAGGAACAACGGTTTTATTTTGTATCATAAATGTAATTTTCATGTGGGGCATAGCCGCTCTGATGGCCAAAATCCTGAAATTAAATCAAGAAGAGCAGGCTGGCCTGACGCTCGTGTCCGTCTTTACCAATAGTGTCAATTACGGCTTGCCGCTCATTCAATTGGCGTTTGGGCAGGCCGGACTGGACAAGGCCTCTGTGTTTGTCGTGATTCAGATGATTTTGGGCAATACGGTTGGGGTATATTTTGCGGCCCGCTCCCATTTTACGATGAAGAAGGCGCTGATGAAGGTGCTGACGATGCCTGCTGTCTACGCCGCTGTGCTGGCAGCCATAGTCCGAATGACGGGATTTTCTATACCCGGGGCTTTGGAGGACGGTGTTTCTTTGATGGCTGCGGCTTATGCGCCGGTAGCTTTAAGCATTCTGGGCATGCAGATGGCGGGGAGACGAAGCAGGGAAGGCAAAACAGAGACAAAGACAGGGACAGAGACAGGGACAGAGACTAAGACAGCAAACGGGAGACGGCCATTTACGGCCGCTATGGTGGTGAGGCTGATTATAGCGCCTGCGGCTTCATGCCTTCTGCTGCTGGTACTCGGCGTGCACGGTCTGCTGTTTTCAGTGCTTCTGGTACTGTGCGCCATGCCTGCGGCGGTTAATGCACTGATTATGGCTGAAGAGTTCGGGGCAGATGCCAGAACGGTATCCCGCTGCATTTTATGGACCACGCTGTTGTCCTTTGTTACGCTGCCTTTGTTGATTGGAATTCTGCAATAA
- a CDS encoding threonine/serine exporter family protein: MYIIAQLVTSFIASAGFGIIFNAPKRTLFQCGLGGMMGWIIYLVLDPYYDTVISTVAATFVVGVISQVSARVYRMPVIVFSVAGIIPLVPGGLAYDAMRKFVENDYNTAIQLAAQAFLISGSIAIGLVVSEVLNQLLRKRKPHQG, from the coding sequence ATGTACATCATTGCCCAGTTAGTAACCAGCTTTATCGCCTCGGCCGGCTTCGGCATTATCTTTAACGCGCCCAAGCGGACTTTATTTCAGTGCGGGCTTGGCGGCATGATGGGATGGATCATCTATCTCGTGCTGGATCCTTATTACGACACCGTTATTTCCACGGTAGCCGCGACCTTTGTGGTCGGCGTGATCAGTCAGGTATCGGCCCGGGTGTACAGAATGCCCGTCATCGTCTTCAGCGTAGCCGGCATTATCCCGCTGGTTCCCGGCGGTCTTGCTTATGACGCCATGCGTAAATTCGTGGAAAATGATTATAATACGGCTATTCAGCTGGCTGCCCAGGCTTTTCTGATCTCCGGCTCCATCGCGATTGGGCTGGTTGTTTCGGAAGTATTAAACCAGCTGCTGAGAAAACGAAAACCGCACCAGGGCTGA
- a CDS encoding threonine/serine exporter family protein, which yields MSSRENVPPLSPIDICMLAGKIMLQSGAETYRVEDTMIRIAHSLGLSGSHSYVTPTGIIFQAGGPEAAKLIRIAERTTDLEKVASVNSISRQLVAGEISAEQAADQLRGIEESSHAYSVGLQVAAASISSGCFAIMFGGSIYDFLPALISGGLGYAAVILFHKLINVKFFAEFTTALLIGMVSYLFIYLGLGQELDKIIIGSVMPLVPGLLITNAVRDLMAGHLVSGLSRGAEAMLTAFAIGAGVAAVFTFL from the coding sequence ATGTCATCCAGGGAGAATGTTCCCCCTTTAAGTCCGATAGATATATGCATGCTAGCCGGAAAAATCATGCTTCAAAGCGGCGCCGAAACATACCGCGTGGAAGATACGATGATCCGGATCGCCCATTCGCTGGGCCTCTCCGGCTCTCACAGCTATGTAACGCCTACCGGCATCATCTTTCAAGCCGGAGGTCCGGAGGCCGCCAAGCTGATCCGGATAGCGGAGCGCACCACTGATCTTGAGAAGGTCGCTTCTGTAAACAGCATTTCAAGGCAGCTTGTAGCCGGCGAAATCAGCGCCGAACAGGCCGCCGATCAGCTTCGCGGCATCGAAGAATCGTCGCATGCCTACTCCGTGGGCCTGCAGGTGGCAGCCGCTTCTATCTCCAGCGGCTGTTTCGCCATCATGTTTGGCGGGAGCATTTATGACTTCCTGCCCGCCCTTATTAGCGGGGGCCTCGGTTACGCAGCGGTTATCTTGTTCCACAAACTGATCAACGTCAAGTTTTTCGCCGAGTTCACGACCGCGCTGCTGATCGGCATGGTCTCTTATCTGTTTATCTATCTCGGTCTTGGACAAGAGCTGGACAAGATCATTATCGGCTCTGTTATGCCGCTTGTACCCGGCCTTCTGATTACGAACGCCGTACGCGACCTCATGGCCGGACACCTTGTGTCGGGCTTATCCAGGGGCGCTGAAGCGATGCTTACCGCCTTCGCCATCGGGGCGGGCGTTGCGGCTGTTTTTACCTTTTTATAA
- the cyoA gene encoding ubiquinol oxidase subunit II, with the protein MDKKPRSLRTLIAVVITLVTLGVLIWGMFFTADYLVLDPKGPVGESQKDLIIISTLLCCIVIVPVLILTAFIVWRYRDKPNRKASYSPNWHDSKVLETVWWGVPILIIIVLAVVTARYTYALEPSKPIDAEQKPVTVQVVSLDWKWLFLYPEENIASVNTLTIPKGVPVRFEISADSPMNSFWIPQLGGQIYAMSGMSMTLYLKADEVGKYFGSGANFTGEHFAQMRFDVNAVEPADYQKWVDKVKGNTGSTLTEASYADLAKPGVMGQTEYSSFPEGLYSKIAYKYVVDGKQNSESSEGTKNEGMPLNTGFGVNGLGEAQPAH; encoded by the coding sequence ATGGATAAAAAACCAAGATCGCTTCGAACGCTGATCGCAGTGGTGATTACTCTGGTCACCTTGGGAGTGCTGATCTGGGGAATGTTCTTCACAGCGGACTACCTTGTCCTCGACCCGAAGGGACCTGTGGGAGAATCCCAGAAGGATCTGATCATCATTTCGACGCTGCTTTGCTGCATCGTTATCGTTCCTGTTCTGATTCTGACTGCATTCATCGTTTGGCGCTATCGCGACAAACCGAATCGCAAAGCGTCTTACAGTCCGAATTGGCATGACAGCAAGGTGCTGGAAACCGTATGGTGGGGCGTGCCGATTCTCATTATCATCGTTCTGGCGGTAGTAACGGCGCGTTATACTTATGCGCTTGAGCCTTCCAAGCCGATTGATGCCGAGCAGAAGCCGGTTACGGTTCAGGTTGTTTCTCTAGATTGGAAGTGGCTGTTCCTGTATCCGGAAGAGAACATCGCTTCGGTGAACACACTGACGATTCCAAAGGGTGTACCGGTTCGTTTCGAGATTTCGGCGGACTCCCCGATGAACTCGTTCTGGATTCCACAGCTTGGTGGACAGATTTATGCGATGTCCGGCATGTCAATGACCCTTTATTTGAAGGCTGACGAAGTCGGCAAATATTTTGGTTCCGGAGCTAACTTCACCGGCGAGCATTTTGCGCAAATGCGTTTTGACGTAAATGCTGTAGAGCCGGCCGACTACCAGAAATGGGTAGACAAAGTGAAGGGCAATACGGGCAGCACGCTTACGGAAGCAAGCTATGCTGATCTCGCTAAGCCAGGTGTCATGGGTCAAACCGAATATTCTTCGTTCCCTGAAGGACTGTACAGCAAGATTGCTTACAAGTACGTAGTGGACGGCAAGCAAAACTCTGAATCCTCAGAGGGGACAAAGAATGAAGGAATGCCTCTGAATACGGGCTTTGGCGTTAACGGATTGGGCGAGGCCCAACCAGCACACTGA
- a CDS encoding cbb3-type cytochrome c oxidase subunit I: MLDSIKDFASWFFVTGDPLIYGADVSIVIATIAIFWALTHFKKWGWIWKNWLTTVDHKKIGIMYILAALLMLFRGGVDAIMMRTQIALPGMKFLEPEHYNQVFTTHGTIMILFMAMPLMFGLFNIIIPLQIGARDVAYPFLNALSFWLFFVGAMLFNLSFVIGGSPDAGWTSYPPLSELMHNPGVGQNFYIWGIQISGIGSLATGINFMVTLIKMRAPGMTLMKMPMFSWSVFATCIIIILAFPILTVTLALLFLDRFAGGHFFTLDLGGNPMMYINLFWMWGHPEVYIVVLPAFGIFSEVVATFSRKRIFGYKSMVFALLTISVVSFFTWLHHFFTMGSGADINAFFAITTMIIAIPTGVKIFNWLFTMYRGRITFELPMMWTIAFIPCFVVGGMTGVMLAVAPADFQFHNSYFLIAHFHQVLIGGVVFGYFAGLYYWWPKMFGFILDHKLGVWAFWFWNIGFYVCFMPQYSLGLMGMTRRVSEYSWDTGWGPLNFISTIGALLMGIGFLFQVAQILYSTFKHKKVGNDPWNARTLEWTTASPAPEYNFAVIPHVHSVDDFWEAKERRAKGIADDPMPPIEPIHMPKNSIIPPIMGACWFVAGFGFVFEWWWFYIPGMIGVAICMIARSFSYDTDYYIPVEEVERTEEAIRGSV, encoded by the coding sequence ATGCTAGATTCTATTAAAGACTTCGCATCGTGGTTCTTCGTCACGGGGGATCCGCTCATTTACGGTGCGGACGTATCCATCGTGATTGCGACAATCGCGATTTTTTGGGCACTGACCCATTTCAAGAAATGGGGCTGGATCTGGAAGAACTGGCTGACTACGGTTGACCACAAGAAAATCGGTATCATGTATATTCTTGCTGCGCTGCTTATGCTGTTCCGCGGCGGTGTAGATGCCATCATGATGCGGACTCAAATTGCGCTTCCGGGAATGAAATTCCTCGAGCCTGAGCATTACAACCAAGTCTTCACGACACACGGCACAATCATGATCCTGTTTATGGCGATGCCGCTGATGTTCGGTTTGTTTAACATTATTATCCCGCTTCAAATCGGAGCGCGCGACGTTGCGTATCCGTTCCTGAACGCACTGAGCTTCTGGCTGTTCTTTGTCGGAGCCATGCTGTTCAACCTGTCCTTCGTTATCGGCGGTTCGCCGGACGCAGGCTGGACCAGTTATCCGCCGCTTTCCGAATTGATGCATAACCCGGGCGTAGGCCAGAACTTCTACATTTGGGGGATTCAGATTTCAGGTATCGGTTCCCTGGCAACGGGTATTAACTTTATGGTTACCTTGATCAAGATGCGTGCGCCAGGCATGACGCTGATGAAAATGCCCATGTTCTCCTGGTCCGTATTTGCGACTTGTATCATCATCATTCTGGCGTTCCCTATTCTGACGGTAACGCTGGCGCTGCTGTTCCTCGACCGTTTTGCGGGAGGCCATTTCTTTACGCTTGACCTGGGCGGCAACCCAATGATGTACATCAACTTGTTCTGGATGTGGGGACACCCAGAGGTTTACATTGTCGTTCTTCCGGCTTTCGGTATCTTCTCCGAAGTCGTGGCGACTTTCTCGCGCAAGCGGATTTTCGGTTACAAATCCATGGTATTCGCCTTGCTGACCATTAGTGTGGTTTCGTTCTTCACTTGGCTTCACCACTTCTTTACCATGGGCTCCGGCGCGGATATCAATGCGTTCTTTGCTATAACAACCATGATTATCGCAATCCCGACAGGGGTTAAAATCTTTAACTGGCTGTTTACGATGTATCGCGGCCGTATCACTTTCGAGCTGCCGATGATGTGGACAATTGCCTTTATTCCTTGTTTTGTAGTCGGAGGTATGACAGGGGTGATGCTCGCCGTAGCACCTGCGGACTTCCAGTTCCACAACAGTTACTTCCTGATTGCTCACTTCCACCAAGTTCTGATCGGTGGTGTAGTGTTTGGTTATTTTGCAGGTCTGTACTACTGGTGGCCAAAAATGTTCGGCTTCATTCTGGATCACAAACTGGGCGTTTGGGCGTTCTGGTTCTGGAACATTGGTTTCTATGTGTGCTTTATGCCGCAATATTCGCTCGGCTTGATGGGTATGACCCGCCGCGTAAGCGAATATTCGTGGGATACTGGTTGGGGACCGCTTAACTTTATCTCCACAATCGGCGCCCTGCTGATGGGTATCGGTTTCCTTTTCCAAGTGGCACAAATCTTGTACAGTACGTTCAAACACAAGAAAGTCGGCAACGACCCTTGGAATGCTCGTACGCTTGAATGGACAACTGCATCTCCGGCTCCGGAATACAACTTTGCAGTAATCCCGCACGTACATTCTGTGGATGACTTCTGGGAAGCCAAAGAACGTCGTGCCAAAGGGATTGCAGATGATCCAATGCCGCCGATCGAACCGATTCATATGCCAAAGAACTCGATCATTCCGCCGATCATGGGTGCTTGCTGGTTTGTAGCAGGCTTCGGATTTGTATTCGAGTGGTGGTGGTTCTACATCCCAGGCATGATTGGTGTAGCAATCTGCATGATCGCACGTTCCTTCTCTTACGATACGGATTATTACATCCCTGTCGAGGAAGTAGAGCGTACTGAAGAGGCAATAAGGGGGTCTGTATAA
- the cyoC gene encoding cytochrome o ubiquinol oxidase subunit III: MAQSVAHKGNHSADHDHGHHDPNELKVLGFWFFLISDVILFSVLFATFIVLRHNTAGGPDGKELFELPGVIWETFILLTSSFTSGLATLAMNRGNKKQLIGWLIVTAILGASFVGLEVSEFVKMVNEGAGFSRSAFLSAFFTLVGTHGIHVSVGLCWMIALMIQLGKRGITETTKGKVTLISLYWHFLDVIWIFLLTIVYLMGVM; this comes from the coding sequence ATGGCACAAAGCGTGGCACACAAAGGAAATCATAGTGCAGACCATGATCACGGGCATCACGATCCAAACGAACTTAAGGTTCTTGGTTTCTGGTTCTTTCTGATTTCCGACGTTATCCTCTTCTCCGTCTTGTTCGCAACCTTTATCGTGTTGCGTCACAATACGGCGGGCGGACCTGACGGTAAAGAGTTATTTGAACTGCCAGGAGTCATTTGGGAAACCTTTATCCTCCTGACAAGTAGCTTTACAAGCGGTTTGGCCACTTTGGCCATGAACCGCGGCAACAAGAAACAGCTGATCGGATGGCTGATCGTAACGGCCATCCTCGGCGCATCGTTCGTAGGCCTTGAGGTTTCCGAGTTCGTTAAAATGGTGAATGAAGGCGCGGGCTTCTCCAGAAGCGCATTCCTGTCCGCATTCTTCACTCTGGTCGGCACACACGGAATTCACGTTTCGGTTGGTCTTTGCTGGATGATCGCACTTATGATTCAGCTGGGCAAACGTGGAATTACGGAAACGACAAAAGGTAAAGTTACGCTGATCAGCTTGTACTGGCACTTTTTGGACGTTATCTGGATCTTCCTGCTCACGATCGTATATCTGATGGGGGTGATGTAA
- the cyoD gene encoding cytochrome o ubiquinol oxidase subunit IV — protein MAQPNTHGHDAHESHGSVKSYVLGFILSIVLTIIPLVIVMNDLMAKTATFIVIMIAAVLQLLVQLLFFMHLRETEKPRWNVMGLVLGIIILVTVVGGSIWIMEVNKIGY, from the coding sequence ATGGCGCAACCTAATACGCACGGCCATGATGCTCACGAATCCCATGGATCGGTGAAATCGTATGTTCTCGGTTTCATTCTTTCCATCGTACTGACCATCATTCCATTGGTTATTGTGATGAACGATTTGATGGCGAAGACCGCCACCTTCATCGTAATCATGATTGCTGCAGTACTGCAGCTCCTGGTTCAGCTGCTCTTCTTCATGCATCTTCGTGAGACCGAAAAACCTCGCTGGAACGTTATGGGGCTTGTCCTCGGCATTATCATTCTGGTTACGGTTGTCGGCGGTTCGATCTGGATCATGGAAGTCAACAAGATCGGGTACTAA